A genomic region of Candidatus Poribacteria bacterium contains the following coding sequences:
- a CDS encoding transporter substrate-binding domain-containing protein yields MKITSVKAERFQTTFIRYSTFYSILVLLFLMAILLGCQQIQKVISADKPTMRETCPNEKRVLNLGFYAYFPPISYSANTNPTSDEFNTHQGYEADLLTALEAMEGTNFSFSRRAIPEWSGIWLKAAEPEYDIIGGGITILNSRTRNATGTPIVVFTSGHIKFRQSLLVRAHDAKRLSDHAALTRDVRVGVLSGTTGEARLLELTGIIDANGVLANGTRIETLQSTLIADGTTAYKITAADTSPNLVGREYLHPPSDDMPQVVYLGDELGESELLEALAEGRIDAIARGEIGNRGAAYADAAFVVTALDSQVEYGGFTLAVEDAELAACIDERFNYLTDGENISYAEWLQDSKIFITRAEMWNAKKQ; encoded by the coding sequence ATGAAAATCACCTCAGTTAAAGCAGAGAGATTTCAAACGACCTTCATCAGATACTCGACATTTTATAGCATTTTAGTTTTACTGTTCCTGATGGCTATATTGTTAGGGTGTCAACAGATTCAAAAGGTTATCTCTGCTGACAAACCAACGATGCGCGAAACCTGTCCAAATGAGAAACGAGTTCTCAACCTCGGTTTCTATGCCTATTTCCCACCTATAAGTTATAGTGCCAACACTAATCCAACTTCTGATGAGTTTAACACACATCAGGGTTATGAAGCTGATCTCTTAACTGCACTTGAGGCGATGGAGGGCACGAACTTCTCCTTTTCACGAAGGGCTATCCCCGAATGGTCGGGCATCTGGCTCAAGGCTGCCGAGCCGGAATATGATATTATCGGGGGCGGCATCACGATACTTAATTCTCGAACTCGGAACGCAACAGGCACTCCAATCGTCGTCTTTACATCCGGACATATCAAGTTCCGTCAATCACTTTTGGTCCGTGCCCACGACGCAAAACGCCTTTCGGACCATGCTGCTCTCACGCGTGATGTCCGCGTTGGTGTGCTTTCCGGCACAACCGGGGAAGCGCGCTTGCTTGAACTCACGGGTATTATTGATGCGAATGGCGTTCTCGCCAATGGAACGCGCATTGAGACACTCCAAAGCACACTTATTGCTGATGGAACAACAGCCTACAAAATTACCGCCGCTGATACCTCACCGAATTTGGTCGGTAGGGAGTATCTCCACCCGCCTTCAGATGACATGCCGCAGGTCGTCTATCTCGGAGATGAACTCGGTGAGTCAGAATTGCTTGAAGCACTCGCCGAAGGCAGGATTGACGCGATCGCCAGAGGTGAAATTGGTAACCGCGGTGCCGCCTATGCTGATGCGGCATTTGTTGTCACCGCCCTCGACAGTCAGGTCGAGTACGGAGGTTTCACCCTCGCGGTGGAAGATGCTGAACTTGCCGCGTGTATTGATGAAAGATTTAACTATCTAACTGATGGCGAAAACATCAGTTATGCAGAATGGTTACAGGATTCCAAGATATTCATAACTCGCGCCGAGATGTGGAATGCTAAGAAACAATAA
- a CDS encoding bifunctional homocysteine S-methyltransferase/methylenetetrahydrofolate reductase: protein MEALAHRILVCDGAIGTELRKRIPAYLQCVDACNISTEHVEKVTAIHRAYADAGADVIQTNTYQANREALSVHGLAEQVDEINKTGVVLAREAVPETCYVAGSVGQVSFQGLDSPAPSTKTIRRIFKEQMDALVDAGVDLLVLETFVSPKQAEIATKQALTYGVPVVVEISGVSGGTVGAGLDVRVFAQELEQLGAHAVGINCRGPHDLVEAMELLAPVIKVPIAVQPNAGNPRVEQGEVAVSYTVEAEVFSDYVGKLVELGANMIGGCCGTTPTYTAKVRQAIAGRKPVQRESRIFVLPKIRSVGARSPRPYDNPVQQVFETRERIVSVEMRANTFPQLRAMLKEAKGLAAIGVDLFDVTDNSGAAVNIGAVGTAYRLQQATQIPTLIHWTTRSRNLISMQSHLLEAEALGIRGIVALSGDHPKAGPYETASLVPDVRGAVQLMKLIARLNHGELADGSSIGEPCGFYYGGGFTIAENLQPHVKHLANKVAQGANFAYTQPVWTYEDVVRSQQATAHLGIKILYGILPLTSFRSASYLRDNLGLYIPQFIVDKFRDLGDTAGQELGMRLCLELVRDIRNQDECEIDGIYLIPPARMNWKNRARVISEIVKTYRE from the coding sequence ATGGAAGCTTTAGCACACCGGATACTGGTGTGTGATGGTGCTATCGGAACCGAACTCCGCAAACGGATACCGGCATATCTGCAGTGCGTTGATGCCTGCAATATTTCTACGGAACATGTTGAGAAGGTCACGGCTATTCACCGCGCTTACGCCGACGCGGGTGCCGATGTTATCCAGACGAATACCTATCAGGCGAATAGGGAAGCGTTATCGGTCCATGGTTTAGCTGAACAGGTTGACGAAATTAACAAGACGGGTGTGGTGCTGGCGCGCGAAGCAGTACCAGAGACGTGCTACGTAGCTGGATCTGTCGGACAAGTTTCGTTCCAAGGCTTAGACTCGCCTGCTCCATCTACCAAAACGATTCGACGGATCTTCAAGGAACAGATGGATGCGCTTGTTGATGCGGGTGTCGATCTCCTCGTACTCGAAACGTTTGTTTCCCCTAAACAGGCAGAAATCGCGACGAAACAGGCACTCACCTACGGTGTCCCTGTCGTTGTTGAAATTAGCGGCGTTTCAGGCGGAACCGTCGGTGCGGGGTTAGATGTACGTGTCTTTGCACAGGAACTGGAGCAGCTCGGTGCGCATGCAGTCGGTATCAATTGCAGGGGACCCCACGATCTCGTTGAAGCGATGGAACTCCTTGCGCCTGTCATCAAAGTACCGATTGCAGTTCAACCGAACGCCGGTAATCCGAGAGTCGAGCAAGGAGAAGTGGCGGTCTCCTACACAGTCGAGGCTGAGGTGTTCAGCGACTACGTCGGAAAACTGGTCGAACTCGGCGCGAACATGATTGGCGGTTGTTGCGGAACGACACCGACCTATACGGCGAAGGTCCGACAGGCGATCGCAGGACGCAAACCCGTCCAACGGGAGTCGCGCATCTTCGTTCTTCCTAAAATCAGGTCAGTAGGGGCGAGGTCACCTCGTCCGTACGATAACCCCGTGCAGCAGGTGTTTGAAACACGCGAACGCATCGTGAGTGTAGAGATGCGCGCCAATACATTCCCGCAATTGCGAGCGATGTTGAAGGAAGCAAAGGGACTTGCCGCAATCGGCGTAGACCTGTTTGATGTGACCGACAATTCCGGGGCAGCGGTGAACATCGGGGCGGTCGGCACCGCGTATCGGCTGCAGCAGGCGACCCAAATTCCGACGCTCATCCATTGGACAACCCGATCTCGGAACCTCATCAGTATGCAATCGCATTTACTGGAGGCGGAGGCGTTGGGTATCCGCGGTATCGTCGCCTTATCCGGTGACCATCCGAAAGCCGGTCCTTATGAGACAGCGAGTCTCGTTCCAGATGTCCGTGGCGCGGTTCAATTGATGAAACTCATTGCTCGATTAAATCACGGAGAACTCGCTGACGGTTCATCCATCGGTGAACCGTGTGGGTTCTATTATGGCGGGGGCTTCACGATTGCTGAGAACTTACAACCGCACGTCAAGCATCTCGCAAATAAGGTGGCACAAGGGGCTAATTTCGCCTATACACAGCCGGTTTGGACCTATGAAGATGTCGTACGCTCCCAGCAGGCGACGGCACATCTTGGTATAAAGATCCTCTATGGCATATTACCGCTTACAAGTTTTCGCAGTGCATCCTACCTCCGCGACAATTTGGGACTTTACATTCCGCAGTTTATCGTTGACAAATTCCGGGACCTCGGAGATACCGCTGGACAGGAACTCGGTATGCGACTATGCTTGGAATTAGTGCGAGACATCCGCAATCAAGATGAATGTGAGATTGATGGTATCTATCTCATCCCGCCTGCGCGTATGAATTGGAAAAACAGAGCACGAGTCATCTCAGAAATCGTTAAAACCTACCGTGAGTAG